A window of Castanea sativa cultivar Marrone di Chiusa Pesio chromosome 1, ASM4071231v1 contains these coding sequences:
- the LOC142628274 gene encoding uncharacterized protein LOC142628274: MELIPKPVQGTLKRYWRRQRYQRLHGSKPVRKNVKITRFGGSPRRRVWRIRAVPKLRLKNFAPLKLWTKIKNAYMNMMVGLAGNVGSLNTSNVFGGKRIPKERQVSHVVYSTEEVENRLILEIYRALIASRELSTK; this comes from the coding sequence atggAGTTAATTCCAAAACCAGTTCAAGGTACCTTGAAGAGATACTGGCGAAGACAAAGATACCAACGACTCCATGGTTCCAAACCAGTCCGAAAGAACGTAAAGATTACGAGGTTCGGAGGCAGCCCACGAAGAAGAGTGTGGCGCATCAGAGCTGTTCCAAAGTTGCGGTTAAAGAATTTCGCGCCTTTGAAGCTTTGGACCAAGATAAAGAATGCTTATATGAACATGATGGTTGGCTTGGCTGGCAACGTGGGTAGCTTGAATACCAGCAATGTTTTCGGAGGTAAACGGATCCCAAAGGAACGCCAAGTTTCTCATGTAGTTTATTCGACTGAAGAAGTTGAGAATAGGCTGATTTTAGAGATTTATAGGGCCTTGATAGCTTCTCGTGAATTAAGTACCAAATAG